The following coding sequences lie in one Pseudoxanthomonas sp. SE1 genomic window:
- the xth gene encoding exodeoxyribonuclease III, protein MKIASWNVNSLNVRLPHLTQWLGAFAPDIVGLQETKLEDHRFPDTALAELGYRSVFAGQKTYNGVALLAREAIGDVQVGIPGFDDEQKRVIAATVGDVRIVNLYVVNGQDVGTDKYAYKLRWLDAVHDWLAAELQAHPKLVVMGDFNIAPDDRDVFDPKVWNDDHILTSTAERAALHRLYALGLHDAFRLHSDEANVYSWWDYRMGGLRRNLGLRIDLTLVSDALRGHAVESGIDREPRTWERPSDHAPAWVRLGG, encoded by the coding sequence ATGAAAATCGCCAGCTGGAACGTCAATTCGCTCAACGTGCGCCTGCCGCACCTCACGCAGTGGCTGGGCGCATTCGCCCCGGATATCGTCGGCCTGCAGGAAACCAAGCTGGAGGACCACCGCTTCCCGGACACCGCGCTGGCCGAGCTCGGCTACCGCAGCGTGTTCGCCGGGCAGAAGACCTACAACGGCGTGGCGCTGCTGGCGCGCGAGGCCATCGGCGACGTGCAGGTGGGAATTCCCGGTTTCGACGATGAACAGAAGCGCGTGATCGCCGCGACCGTCGGCGACGTGCGCATCGTCAATCTCTACGTGGTCAATGGCCAGGACGTGGGCACCGACAAGTACGCCTACAAGCTGCGCTGGCTGGACGCGGTGCACGACTGGCTGGCCGCCGAGCTCCAGGCGCATCCGAAACTGGTGGTGATGGGCGACTTCAACATCGCGCCCGACGACCGCGATGTGTTCGACCCCAAGGTCTGGAACGACGACCACATTCTCACCTCCACCGCCGAGCGCGCCGCCCTGCATCGGCTCTATGCACTGGGCCTGCACGACGCATTCCGCCTGCACAGCGACGAGGCCAACGTCTACAGCTGGTGGGATTACCGGATGGGCGGACTGCGCCGCAACCTCGGCCTGCGCATCGACCTGACCCTGGTGTCCGACGCGCTGCGTGGGCATGCCGTGGAATCCGGCATCGACCGCGAACCGCGGACCTGGGAGCGCCCCAGCGACCATGCACCCGCGTGGGTACGCCTGGGCGGTTGA
- a CDS encoding GlsB/YeaQ/YmgE family stress response membrane protein, with amino-acid sequence MNFLIYLIVGGIAGWLASLVMKRDGSQGIILNVVVGIIGGFLGGWLLPTLGLGLGGGWVGFLITAFIGAVVLLLIVNLFTRGRAR; translated from the coding sequence ATGAATTTTCTCATCTATCTGATCGTGGGTGGCATCGCCGGTTGGCTGGCGAGCCTGGTGATGAAGCGTGACGGGTCGCAGGGCATCATCCTGAACGTCGTGGTCGGCATCATTGGCGGCTTCCTGGGCGGCTGGCTGTTGCCGACGCTGGGCCTCGGCCTGGGCGGTGGCTGGGTGGGCTTCCTGATCACCGCCTTCATCGGTGCGGTGGTGTTGCTGCTCATCGTGAACCTGTTCACGCGGGGCAGGGCGAGGTAA
- a CDS encoding 4'-phosphopantetheinyl transferase superfamily protein codes for MSWRDTDADWRFDDIALWLLPHAPRQRGEPAAREQLARVLDLEPHTLPITRDTQGRPHFIAPLHHLESGWSHSGDALLLALGEEIELGVDLERMRPRPRAMELAQRFYHPEETAWLHALDQDARLPAFVRLWCTKEAVLKAHGQGISFGLHRFHVHLDDGGARLIACDPALGRPDDWRLHEWAPRPDYRAALAWHPRGRREGLR; via the coding sequence ATGAGCTGGCGCGACACCGACGCGGACTGGCGGTTCGATGACATCGCCCTGTGGCTGCTGCCGCATGCTCCACGGCAGCGCGGCGAACCTGCAGCGCGCGAGCAACTTGCCCGCGTACTGGATCTTGAACCGCACACGCTGCCGATCACCCGCGATACGCAGGGCCGGCCACACTTCATCGCGCCCTTGCACCATCTGGAATCCGGCTGGAGCCACAGCGGTGACGCACTGCTGCTGGCGCTGGGCGAAGAGATCGAACTGGGCGTTGACCTGGAGCGCATGCGCCCACGCCCGCGTGCAATGGAACTCGCGCAGCGCTTCTATCACCCCGAAGAAACCGCCTGGCTGCACGCCCTCGACCAGGACGCCCGTCTGCCGGCCTTCGTCCGCTTGTGGTGCACCAAGGAAGCGGTGCTGAAGGCGCATGGCCAAGGCATTTCCTTCGGCCTGCATCGCTTCCACGTCCACCTCGACGATGGCGGCGCGCGCCTCATTGCGTGCGATCCCGCGCTCGGCCGCCCCGACGATTGGCGGCTGCACGAATGGGCGCCACGGCCGGACTATCGCGCCGCGCTCGCCTGGCATCCGCGGGGCCGGCGCGAAGGCCTGCGATAA
- the rsmG gene encoding 16S rRNA (guanine(527)-N(7))-methyltransferase RsmG, translating to MNDTAFPVDLRDTLQRGLLALGLDADALAPRLLAYLALLDRWNKTYNLTAIRDPREMVTRHLLDSLAMHTFVDGLAAQGGALADLGTGPGLPGIPLAIAKPGLRVTLVESNGKKARFLREAVRTLSLDNARVAESRAEALDEPQAYDALTARALDVLAGIIEVGGHLLKPGGVLLAMKGVRPDEEIAALPAGWSLQALHPLTVPGLVGERHMVIVRRD from the coding sequence ATGAACGACACCGCCTTTCCCGTCGACCTGCGCGATACCCTGCAGCGTGGACTCCTTGCGTTGGGCCTCGACGCCGATGCGCTGGCGCCGCGCCTGCTGGCCTATCTGGCCCTGCTCGATCGCTGGAACAAGACCTACAACCTCACGGCCATCCGCGACCCGCGCGAGATGGTCACGCGCCACCTGCTGGACTCGCTGGCGATGCATACGTTCGTGGACGGACTCGCCGCGCAGGGGGGCGCACTCGCCGACCTCGGCACGGGCCCGGGCCTGCCCGGGATTCCGCTGGCCATCGCCAAGCCGGGACTGCGCGTGACCCTGGTGGAAAGCAACGGCAAGAAAGCGCGCTTCCTGCGTGAGGCGGTGCGTACCTTGAGCCTGGACAACGCCCGCGTGGCCGAGTCCCGCGCCGAAGCATTGGACGAACCGCAGGCCTACGACGCCCTCACAGCCCGTGCGCTGGATGTGCTGGCCGGCATCATCGAGGTGGGCGGCCATCTGCTGAAACCTGGCGGGGTATTGCTGGCGATGAAGGGCGTACGGCCTGACGAGGAGATCGCGGCACTGCCGGCCGGGTGGTCGCTGCAGGCCCTGCACCCGCTGACCGTCCCGGGCCTGGTCGGCGAACGCCACATGGTCATCGTCCGCCGCGACTGA
- a CDS encoding AAA family ATPase produces the protein MARIIAVANQKGGVGKTTTAVNLAAALARAPQRVLLVDLDAQGNATMGSGVDKREVEASTCDVLLGEVEARAAVVTTPEGFDLMPGNIDLTAAEIQLMDADGREQRLKSALQPLRGDYDFIIVDCPPALSLLTLNALTAADSVLVPMQCEYYALEGLSALMETIEALRARLNPTLEIEGVLRTMFDIRNNLANAVSGELTTHFGDKVFRTIVPRNVRVAEAPSHGQSIVGYDRTSRGGVAYLGLAGEILRRAADRKKQQQHMEHA, from the coding sequence ATGGCCCGCATCATCGCCGTCGCCAACCAGAAAGGCGGAGTCGGCAAGACCACCACCGCCGTGAACCTGGCCGCCGCGCTCGCGCGCGCGCCACAGCGGGTGCTGCTGGTCGACCTGGATGCGCAGGGCAACGCCACGATGGGCAGCGGCGTGGACAAGCGCGAGGTGGAAGCGTCCACCTGCGACGTACTGCTCGGCGAGGTCGAGGCCAGGGCCGCCGTAGTGACCACCCCGGAAGGTTTCGACCTGATGCCGGGCAACATCGACCTGACGGCGGCCGAGATCCAGCTGATGGATGCGGACGGCCGCGAGCAGCGCCTCAAGAGCGCGCTGCAACCGCTGCGTGGCGACTACGATTTCATCATCGTCGACTGCCCCCCCGCGCTGTCGCTGCTCACGCTCAACGCGTTGACCGCCGCCGACTCGGTGCTGGTGCCCATGCAGTGCGAGTACTACGCGCTGGAAGGCCTGTCCGCGCTGATGGAAACCATCGAAGCGCTGCGCGCACGGCTGAACCCCACCCTGGAAATCGAAGGCGTGCTGCGCACGATGTTCGACATCCGCAACAACCTGGCCAACGCCGTATCGGGCGAGCTGACCACGCATTTCGGCGACAAGGTGTTCCGCACCATCGTGCCGCGCAACGTGCGCGTGGCCGAAGCGCCCAGCCACGGACAGAGCATCGTGGGCTACGACCGCACCTCGCGCGGCGGCGTCGCCTACCTGGGCCTGGCCGGCGAGATCCTGCGCCGCGCCGCCGACCGCAAGAAGCAACAGCAGCACATGGAGCACGCGTGA
- a CDS encoding ParB/RepB/Spo0J family partition protein, producing the protein MSAPKKRGLGRGLEALLGPKAAETPPPEAQPGEALRTLPVQQLQPGKYQPRTAMDPGKLTELAESIKAQGVIQPIVVRELSPGKFEIVAGERRWRASQEAGLAEVPVVVRDLDDRTVIAMALIENIQREDLNPLEEAQSLQRLINEFALTHAEAAEAVGRSRAAVSNLLRLLELPPAIRALLEARRLEMGHARALLTLSPDLASKLASDAAEQGWSVREVEHRAQQFAAGKVPVNGKKAKPAKAAPQPDIASLETELSESLGTRVTIAHGRGGKGKLIIQYTDLDTLDGVLERLRPRA; encoded by the coding sequence ATGAGCGCCCCGAAGAAGCGCGGCCTGGGTCGCGGACTGGAAGCCCTGCTCGGCCCGAAAGCCGCCGAGACGCCACCGCCGGAAGCCCAGCCGGGCGAAGCCCTGCGCACGCTGCCCGTGCAGCAGCTGCAGCCGGGCAAGTACCAGCCCCGCACGGCGATGGACCCCGGCAAGCTGACCGAACTGGCCGAGTCGATCAAGGCACAGGGCGTGATCCAGCCGATCGTCGTGCGGGAACTCTCGCCCGGCAAGTTCGAGATCGTCGCCGGCGAACGCCGCTGGCGCGCCTCGCAGGAAGCCGGCCTGGCCGAAGTGCCGGTGGTCGTGCGCGACCTGGACGACCGCACCGTCATCGCGATGGCGCTGATCGAGAACATCCAGCGCGAGGACCTCAACCCACTGGAAGAGGCGCAGTCGCTGCAGCGCCTGATCAACGAATTCGCGCTGACGCACGCCGAAGCGGCCGAAGCGGTAGGCCGCTCACGCGCGGCGGTATCCAACCTTCTGCGCCTGCTGGAATTGCCACCCGCAATCCGCGCACTGCTGGAAGCGCGCCGTCTTGAAATGGGCCACGCCCGCGCCCTGCTGACGCTGTCGCCGGACCTGGCAAGCAAGCTGGCCTCCGATGCCGCCGAACAGGGCTGGTCGGTGCGCGAAGTTGAACACCGCGCGCAGCAGTTCGCCGCCGGCAAGGTGCCGGTCAACGGCAAGAAGGCCAAGCCCGCCAAGGCGGCACCGCAGCCGGACATCGCCTCGCTGGAAACCGAACTGTCCGAAAGTCTCGGCACCCGCGTCACCATCGCCCATGGCCGCGGCGGCAAGGGCAAGCTGATCATCCAGTACACCGACCTGGACACCCTGGACGGCGTGCTGGAGCGGTTGCGCCCGCGGGCGTGA
- a CDS encoding DUF885 family protein yields MLALNLRIAALLLACAPLQAFAFAPSDADQRFQALYEKEWKWRQEQTGQADEDTDTSGDKRRLPDVGADAHQARLKVWEQVLKDLDGINAAALSPENRINLAIYRPQVENLAAEVRLRAYEMPFNSDSSFWSNLSFMARRPMKTAEDYRAYAARLRDVPRYFDQHISNMRAGLKRGFSVPRAVLDGRDVSIAMVAELEDPEQSAFYGPYRKMPASIPAAEQEALRKDVRDAIGQQVVPAFDRLLTFFRTEYVPQARTTLAAEAMPGGKDFYAQQIREYTTLGLSAEDIHQIGLKEVARIQAEMQEVIEQTGFKGSFAEFLTFLRTDPQFYARTPQQLLDRAAWISKRVDGEVGKYIGTLPRGRFTIVEVPADIAPFWTAGRGGLGTYWLNTYDLPSRPLYNLPALTLHESSPGHSLQAALAQEQGEQPAFRRDNYISAYGEGWALYTEKLGKEMGIYETPYEDFGRLTYEMWRAARLVIDTGVHHKNWTRDQALAYLRDHTALSEHEVTTEVDRYISWPAQALSYKLGEIAIVRLRGEAERELGPKFDIKAFHDAVLKQGSVTLPVLESQIRAFIAESKAGPAKAAAAAP; encoded by the coding sequence ATGCTCGCCTTGAATCTCCGCATCGCCGCCCTGCTGCTCGCCTGCGCACCCTTGCAGGCGTTCGCCTTCGCCCCGTCCGACGCCGACCAGCGCTTCCAGGCGCTCTACGAGAAGGAATGGAAATGGCGGCAGGAACAGACCGGCCAGGCCGATGAAGACACCGACACCAGCGGCGACAAGCGCCGCCTGCCGGACGTGGGCGCGGACGCGCACCAGGCGCGGCTGAAGGTCTGGGAACAGGTGTTGAAAGATCTGGATGGCATCAACGCAGCGGCCCTATCACCGGAGAACCGCATCAACCTGGCCATCTACCGGCCGCAGGTCGAGAATCTCGCCGCCGAGGTGCGCCTGCGCGCCTACGAGATGCCGTTCAATTCCGATTCCTCGTTCTGGTCGAACCTGTCCTTCATGGCGCGCCGGCCCATGAAGACCGCCGAGGATTACCGCGCCTATGCCGCGCGCCTGCGCGATGTGCCGCGCTATTTCGACCAGCACATCAGCAACATGCGTGCAGGCCTGAAGCGTGGATTCAGCGTACCGCGCGCGGTGCTGGACGGACGCGATGTGTCCATCGCGATGGTGGCGGAACTGGAGGATCCGGAGCAGTCCGCGTTCTACGGCCCGTACAGGAAGATGCCCGCCAGCATCCCGGCCGCCGAACAGGAAGCCCTGCGCAAGGACGTGCGCGACGCCATCGGCCAGCAGGTCGTGCCCGCGTTCGACAGGCTGCTGACCTTCTTCCGCACCGAGTACGTGCCACAGGCGCGCACCACGCTGGCTGCCGAGGCGATGCCGGGCGGAAAGGACTTCTATGCGCAGCAGATCCGCGAATACACCACGCTGGGCCTCAGCGCCGAAGACATCCACCAGATCGGCCTGAAGGAAGTGGCGCGCATCCAGGCCGAGATGCAGGAGGTCATCGAGCAGACCGGCTTCAAGGGGAGCTTCGCCGAATTCCTGACCTTCCTGCGCACCGATCCGCAGTTCTACGCCAGGACACCGCAACAGCTGCTCGATCGCGCGGCGTGGATTTCCAAGCGCGTGGATGGCGAGGTCGGCAAGTACATCGGTACGCTGCCGCGCGGGCGCTTCACCATCGTTGAGGTGCCGGCCGACATCGCGCCATTCTGGACCGCCGGCCGAGGCGGGCTGGGCACGTACTGGCTCAACACCTACGACCTGCCGTCGCGCCCGCTGTACAACCTGCCCGCGCTGACGCTGCATGAGTCCTCGCCCGGGCATTCGCTGCAGGCCGCGCTGGCGCAGGAACAGGGCGAACAGCCCGCGTTCCGGCGCGACAACTACATCTCCGCCTATGGCGAAGGCTGGGCGCTCTACACCGAAAAGCTGGGCAAGGAGATGGGCATCTACGAGACGCCCTACGAGGACTTCGGCCGCCTGACCTACGAGATGTGGCGCGCCGCGCGCCTGGTCATCGACACCGGTGTGCACCACAAGAACTGGACACGCGACCAGGCCTTGGCCTACCTGCGGGACCACACCGCCCTGTCCGAGCACGAGGTCACCACCGAGGTGGATCGCTACATCTCCTGGCCGGCACAGGCACTGAGCTACAAGCTGGGCGAGATCGCCATCGTCCGCCTGCGCGGCGAGGCCGAGCGCGAGCTGGGGCCGAAGTTCGACATCAAGGCCTTCCACGATGCCGTGCTGAAGCAGGGCTCGGTGACGCTGCCGGTGCTGGAAAGCCAGATCCGCGCCTTCATCGCCGAGAGCAAGGCCGGTCCGGCCAAGGCGGCGGCGGCCGCACCCTGA
- a CDS encoding LysR family transcriptional regulator encodes MRLRHIELFQALLQAGTLTGAARLLHISQPAASKLLQHAETGLGFALFERVNGRLMLTPQGRLMREHIERVGDELADLDRLARSMVAPGSVALRVVATPALAGALLPAALRALPARHAGAQVQLLTQHTREIVDALRLREADIGLTLQAVQVPGIRLLPLGESRAHAIAPPGYWRDEELEQPLPREALAGEAMVGLDVMDALGRAVRHHLQDVAPPPCTRIRVQTYPLARALVADGHGLAVVDAFSARTAGPAVQVRVLDPPLPVLLQVLLRDGEPPMPVQRHFIEAVRRSASAFGCVADIR; translated from the coding sequence ATGCGCCTGCGCCACATCGAACTGTTCCAGGCGCTGCTGCAGGCGGGCACGCTGACCGGCGCCGCACGCCTGTTGCACATCTCGCAACCGGCGGCGAGCAAGTTGCTGCAGCATGCGGAAACGGGATTGGGGTTCGCGCTGTTCGAGCGCGTGAACGGACGGCTGATGCTGACGCCGCAAGGCCGGCTGATGCGCGAGCACATCGAGCGCGTCGGTGATGAACTGGCCGACCTGGACCGGCTGGCACGCAGCATGGTGGCGCCGGGAAGCGTGGCATTGCGCGTGGTGGCCACTCCCGCCCTGGCGGGCGCGTTGCTGCCCGCTGCTCTCCGTGCATTGCCGGCGCGCCATGCCGGCGCGCAGGTGCAGTTGCTGACACAGCACACGCGGGAGATCGTCGACGCACTGCGGCTGCGCGAAGCGGACATCGGATTGACGCTGCAGGCCGTGCAGGTCCCCGGCATCCGCCTGTTGCCGTTGGGCGAGAGCCGGGCGCACGCCATCGCGCCACCGGGATACTGGCGCGATGAAGAGCTGGAACAACCGTTGCCGCGTGAGGCTCTGGCGGGTGAGGCGATGGTGGGTCTGGACGTGATGGATGCACTGGGCCGGGCGGTTCGGCACCACCTGCAGGACGTGGCGCCGCCACCGTGCACGCGTATCCGTGTGCAGACCTATCCGCTGGCCCGCGCGCTGGTGGCCGACGGGCACGGACTGGCAGTGGTGGACGCATTCAGCGCGCGGACCGCCGGGCCGGCCGTGCAGGTGAGGGTCCTGGATCCGCCGTTGCCGGTCCTGCTGCAGGTTCTACTGCGCGACGGGGAGCCGCCGATGCCTGTGCAGCGCCATTTCATCGAGGCCGTCAGGCGGTCGGCGAGCGCCTTCGGCTGCGTCGCGGATATCCGCTGA
- the dgcN gene encoding N-acetyltransferase DgcN: protein MSEPAAWGPPYLLYLGNAQDDLAAKTARGLAYWRPAWCVGQVRGPRCQTSVGLPDLDFEQARAAGARTLLVGVANAGGVMDADTVEAVLAAMEAGLHVASGLHQHLADEPRIREAAGRMGRVLFDARRPPVLDVGKAAPRAGRRLLTVGTDCSVGKMYTTLSLERELRSRNVIADFRATGQTGIFIAGGHGVPIDAVVADFISGGAEWVSPARDDGGWDLIEGQGSLFHPSFAGVSLGLLQGAQPHALVLCHEPTRQHMRGLPHYALPALEDCLAANLQGARVTSPGVQVAGIAVDTSRLSREQAASLCAHIERRFGLPCQDPVADGVARIADRLLELYPAP, encoded by the coding sequence ATGTCCGAGCCCGCCGCCTGGGGGCCTCCCTATCTGCTCTACCTGGGCAACGCGCAGGACGACCTGGCGGCCAAGACCGCCCGGGGCCTGGCGTACTGGCGGCCGGCGTGGTGCGTGGGCCAGGTGCGTGGTCCACGCTGCCAGACCAGCGTCGGGTTGCCGGACCTGGATTTCGAGCAGGCCCGGGCCGCCGGTGCGCGGACATTGCTGGTGGGAGTGGCCAATGCCGGCGGCGTGATGGATGCCGATACCGTGGAGGCCGTACTGGCGGCGATGGAGGCAGGACTTCACGTGGCCTCGGGCCTGCACCAGCATCTCGCCGACGAGCCGCGCATCCGCGAGGCCGCCGGGAGGATGGGGCGCGTGCTGTTCGATGCCCGTCGCCCGCCGGTACTGGACGTGGGCAAGGCAGCGCCGCGGGCAGGGCGGCGCCTGCTCACCGTCGGCACCGACTGCTCGGTCGGCAAGATGTACACCACGCTGTCGCTCGAGCGTGAACTGCGGTCGCGCAACGTCATCGCAGATTTCCGTGCCACCGGGCAGACCGGCATCTTCATCGCCGGCGGCCACGGCGTGCCGATCGATGCGGTCGTCGCGGACTTCATCTCGGGGGGCGCGGAATGGGTGTCCCCGGCGCGCGACGACGGCGGATGGGACCTGATCGAAGGGCAGGGGTCGCTGTTCCATCCTTCGTTCGCCGGTGTCTCGCTGGGTCTGCTGCAGGGTGCGCAGCCCCACGCACTGGTGCTCTGCCATGAGCCCACGCGCCAGCACATGCGCGGCTTGCCGCATTACGCATTGCCTGCACTGGAGGATTGCCTGGCGGCGAACCTGCAGGGCGCGCGCGTCACATCGCCGGGCGTGCAGGTGGCCGGCATCGCGGTGGATACGTCCAGGCTTTCCCGTGAGCAGGCGGCCAGCCTGTGCGCCCACATCGAGCGGCGCTTCGGCCTGCCGTGCCAGGATCCTGTCGCCGACGGCGTGGCGCGCATCGCGGACCGGTTGCTGGAGCTTTATCCGGCCCCGTAA
- the rpmB gene encoding 50S ribosomal protein L28: MSRVCQVSGKRVMTGNNVSHANNKTRRRFLPNLHERRFWVASENRWVKLKVSAHALRTIDKNGIDSVLAELRARGEKI; encoded by the coding sequence ATGTCCCGCGTATGCCAAGTGTCCGGCAAGCGTGTGATGACGGGTAACAACGTCAGCCACGCCAACAACAAGACCCGTCGTCGTTTCCTGCCCAACCTGCACGAGCGCCGCTTCTGGGTTGCCAGCGAGAACCGCTGGGTCAAGCTGAAAGTCTCCGCGCATGCACTGCGCACCATCGACAAGAACGGCATCGACTCCGTCCTGGCCGAGCTGCGCGCGCGCGGCGAGAAGATCTGA
- the rpmG gene encoding 50S ribosomal protein L33: MASKRDKIRLISSANTGHFYTTDKNKKNTPGKMEIKKYDPVVRKHVIYKEGKIK; encoded by the coding sequence ATGGCATCCAAGCGCGACAAGATCCGTCTGATCTCCTCGGCCAACACCGGCCACTTCTACACGACGGACAAGAACAAGAAGAACACCCCGGGCAAGATGGAAATCAAGAAGTACGACCCGGTCGTGCGCAAGCACGTGATCTACAAGGAAGGCAAGATCAAGTGA
- the cls gene encoding cardiolipin synthase, whose protein sequence is MDWSFGTALLIVDWLIRLAALWWIPSRTAPAAARSWLLLVGFVPLLGLPLYLLLGHPWLSRERIDRQSRATDVIREEQRPLSALRWSPRDGAAVEMAPLIERQGAFMPTHGNAVDLLDDYDTSLRALLDDIDAATQQVHLLYYLMFDDAVGEAITAALCRAAARGVACRMLLDAVGAKRGLRAYATRLRAAGVEVHDMLPGGLRWRRSGRMDLRNHRKVAVIDNRIGYVGSQNLAAATFVPGHPNRELVARVRGPVVAHLEGVFASDWYIETGQRLEVHPDLTVQAQDVAAQLLPSGPAYPFENARDTVNALIHLARRKVVLTTPYFVPDDATLSALRIAALSGVDVQLVLSATNNQTLTAWAQQSYYDELLACGVKIALYRPHFLHAKHLTVDDGIALVGSINLDIRSFALNAEIGLVCYDTGVVAHIRAIEADYLAHADHVERDGWRRRPGWHRSREGIARLADSLM, encoded by the coding sequence ATGGACTGGTCCTTCGGCACCGCCCTGCTGATCGTCGACTGGCTGATCCGCCTGGCGGCGCTGTGGTGGATTCCCAGCCGCACCGCGCCGGCCGCCGCGCGCAGCTGGCTGCTGCTGGTCGGCTTCGTGCCGCTGCTGGGCCTGCCGCTCTACCTGCTGCTTGGCCATCCCTGGCTGTCGCGGGAGCGCATTGACCGGCAGTCGCGGGCCACCGACGTGATCCGGGAAGAACAGCGTCCGCTAAGCGCGCTGCGCTGGTCCCCGCGCGACGGCGCTGCCGTCGAGATGGCGCCCCTGATCGAACGCCAGGGCGCCTTCATGCCCACCCATGGCAATGCCGTGGACCTGCTGGACGACTACGACACGTCACTGCGCGCACTGCTCGACGACATCGACGCCGCCACGCAGCAGGTCCACCTGTTGTATTACCTGATGTTCGACGACGCCGTCGGTGAAGCGATCACCGCCGCGCTCTGCCGGGCCGCAGCCCGCGGCGTGGCCTGCCGCATGCTGCTCGACGCCGTCGGGGCGAAGCGCGGCTTGCGCGCCTATGCAACGCGCCTGCGCGCCGCGGGTGTCGAGGTACACGACATGCTGCCGGGCGGCCTGCGCTGGCGGCGCAGCGGACGCATGGATCTGCGCAACCACCGCAAGGTCGCGGTGATCGACAATCGCATCGGGTACGTGGGATCGCAGAATCTGGCCGCCGCGACGTTCGTCCCCGGGCATCCGAACCGCGAACTGGTGGCGCGCGTGCGGGGCCCGGTGGTCGCACACCTGGAGGGCGTGTTCGCCAGCGACTGGTACATCGAAACCGGCCAGCGGCTCGAGGTGCACCCCGACCTGACGGTGCAGGCACAGGATGTCGCCGCGCAACTGCTGCCCAGCGGACCGGCGTATCCGTTCGAGAATGCGCGCGACACGGTCAATGCACTCATCCATCTGGCGCGCCGCAAGGTGGTGCTGACCACGCCATACTTCGTCCCGGACGACGCCACACTCAGCGCGTTGCGTATTGCAGCGCTGTCGGGCGTGGACGTGCAGCTGGTGCTTTCGGCCACCAACAACCAGACGCTGACCGCGTGGGCGCAGCAGTCGTACTACGACGAGTTGCTGGCCTGCGGGGTGAAGATCGCGCTGTACCGGCCGCATTTCCTGCATGCGAAACACCTGACCGTGGACGACGGCATCGCACTGGTTGGTTCGATCAACCTGGACATCCGCTCGTTCGCGCTCAATGCCGAGATCGGCCTGGTCTGCTACGACACCGGCGTGGTCGCGCACATCCGCGCGATCGAGGCCGACTACCTGGCGCATGCGGACCACGTCGAACGCGATGGCTGGCGGCGACGCCCCGGCTGGCACCGCAGCCGGGAAGGCATCGCACGGCTGGCCGACTCGCTGATGTAG